In Limosilactobacillus sp. WILCCON 0051, a single window of DNA contains:
- a CDS encoding DUF4044 domain-containing protein, whose amino-acid sequence MQRKKKTRFQKITMVAVWLMLIAMLGSLILGAVASLGF is encoded by the coding sequence ATGCAACGCAAGAAAAAGACCCGATTCCAAAAAATTACTATGGTGGCCGTTTGGCTGATGCTGATCGCAATGCTGGGCTCCCTAATTTTAGGGGCCGTCGCTTCACTCGGCTTCTAG
- a CDS encoding tRNA (cytidine(34)-2'-O)-methyltransferase, which yields MTNHIVLFEPLFPANTGNIARTCAGTDTVLHLIKPLGFSTDDKHMKRAGLDYWDKVKVVYHEDLLDFMATVPNLDQLYLVSKFAERDYTEVDYRLPGDHYFLFGKETTGLPEPFMRRYPQSCIRIPQDDNNIRALNLSNSAAIVIYEALRQQGFPKLARVHRYSDDKLK from the coding sequence ATGACTAATCATATTGTGCTGTTTGAACCCTTGTTTCCGGCTAATACCGGCAATATTGCCAGAACCTGCGCCGGAACCGACACTGTTTTGCATTTGATCAAGCCCCTTGGTTTTTCCACGGATGACAAGCATATGAAGCGTGCCGGTCTGGATTATTGGGACAAGGTTAAGGTTGTCTATCATGAGGATCTGCTTGATTTTATGGCAACGGTTCCTAATCTTGATCAGCTGTATCTGGTTTCAAAGTTTGCCGAACGCGACTATACTGAAGTTGACTACCGTTTGCCTGGCGATCACTACTTTTTGTTTGGCAAGGAAACGACTGGCTTGCCGGAACCGTTTATGCGGCGCTATCCGCAAAGCTGTATTCGGATTCCGCAAGACGACAACAACATTCGCGCGCTTAATCTTTCCAACAGCGCGGCGATTGTTATTTATGAAGCGCTTCGTCAACAAGGATTTCCTAAATTAGCCCGTGTGCATCGCTATTCAGACGATAAGCTGAAATAA
- the mraZ gene encoding division/cell wall cluster transcriptional repressor MraZ: MFMGEYEHTIDDKGRLIIPAKFRSQLGDGFVVTRGLDGCLTGYPLSVWHELETKLKSLSMTKRNARAFVRFLYAAATECQFDKQGRINLPIALRQHAALNKQCTIVGVSEHLEIWDTERWQRYMDSTAADFDQIAEDLDFDL, translated from the coding sequence ATGTTCATGGGTGAATATGAACATACGATTGACGATAAGGGTCGTCTGATCATCCCCGCCAAATTTCGTTCGCAACTGGGAGACGGATTCGTCGTTACTCGTGGCTTGGATGGCTGTTTGACTGGTTATCCGCTGAGTGTCTGGCATGAATTGGAAACAAAATTAAAGTCGTTATCAATGACAAAACGCAATGCACGAGCTTTCGTGCGTTTTTTGTATGCTGCCGCGACCGAATGCCAGTTCGATAAGCAAGGACGGATCAATTTGCCAATAGCACTGCGACAGCATGCTGCTTTAAATAAACAGTGCACGATCGTTGGAGTATCAGAGCATTTGGAAATCTGGGATACAGAACGCTGGCAGCGGTATATGGACAGTACGGCTGCAGATTTTGATCAGATTGCCGAGGATCTTGACTTCGATCTGTAG
- a CDS encoding DNA translocase FtsK: MARKKTTTRRRSNKTAAKRRSRKPARDERAIRSLSGLAIILLTLTGLFKLGILGAGVQDIFKVLVGQSYPLLMAIVILYSLGLTIYAQWPRFRKRWVWGMLIFYLGLLLMLHARMFDQLGRHSDFWNQTWSSVTAAVLNDDSSMPIGGGMLGAALYSGSGYLLGSTGTKAAAVLLMIIGVVVFFDLPVQKLRLAIAQMLKQLKERFHQLNAERRARQAERRQRQPKESMAVPSAEKDLPTPHAERKREQQSKELPEFEIGQSLSGKTAAPDQQSREPRITVASENERPASLNAKDQADVELSLNRVEAKEDQDYQFPPLDLLTKVKPTDQSADLDSIKSNTQKLQDTLKSFGVDATVENVNLGPSVTKYELRPAVGVKVSRITNLADDLALALAAKDIRIEAPIPGKSLIGIEVPNQQIATVGFRDMIEAAPHDDRPLDVPLGRTVTGQVMTADLTKMPHLLIAGATGSGKSVAINVIITSILLKAKPSQVKMLMIDPKKVELSVYNGIPHLLSPVVSEPKKAARALGKVVGEMERRYELFAALGVRNLDGYNRMVEKENQSHDDPNEQQPTMPLILVIVDELADLMMTVSKDVEDAIVRIAQMGRAAGIHMILATQRPSVDVITGLIKANVPSRIAFAVSSGVDSRTIIDTNGAEKLLGRGDMLFEPIDQNKPIRIQGAFISDHDVEAVVDFIKNERPAEYDDQMMVSDAEIQQEEQKEDEDELFGEALQFVAQEQKASTSLIQRRFRIGYNRAARIIDDMEQRGYIGPANGSKPREVYKKPDLPAQ; the protein is encoded by the coding sequence ATGGCCCGAAAAAAAACTACGACCCGACGCCGTTCCAATAAAACGGCTGCCAAGCGGCGATCAAGAAAACCAGCGCGTGACGAGCGAGCTATTCGCAGCTTAAGCGGCCTGGCCATCATTCTTTTAACGCTGACCGGTCTGTTTAAACTGGGAATCTTAGGTGCCGGCGTGCAGGATATTTTTAAGGTTTTGGTTGGTCAAAGCTATCCATTGTTAATGGCAATCGTAATCCTGTACAGTCTGGGACTGACGATCTATGCTCAATGGCCGCGCTTTAGAAAACGCTGGGTCTGGGGAATGCTGATTTTTTATCTGGGACTCTTATTGATGCTGCATGCACGGATGTTTGATCAATTAGGCCGCCACAGCGATTTTTGGAATCAGACCTGGAGCAGCGTAACTGCGGCAGTCTTAAATGATGATTCCAGTATGCCGATTGGCGGCGGCATGCTTGGGGCAGCGTTATATTCTGGCAGCGGTTATCTGCTTGGCAGTACTGGAACCAAGGCAGCGGCTGTTTTACTGATGATTATCGGCGTGGTGGTCTTTTTTGATCTGCCAGTGCAAAAGCTGCGTTTGGCGATTGCACAAATGCTAAAGCAGCTTAAAGAACGCTTCCATCAATTAAATGCTGAGCGGCGGGCTCGGCAAGCAGAGCGTCGGCAACGTCAGCCAAAAGAGTCAATGGCAGTGCCGAGTGCTGAAAAGGATCTGCCAACGCCGCATGCTGAACGGAAACGTGAGCAGCAATCAAAAGAGCTGCCAGAGTTTGAAATCGGTCAATCACTGTCTGGTAAAACCGCTGCACCTGATCAGCAAAGCCGTGAGCCCCGCATTACCGTAGCCAGTGAGAATGAGCGGCCAGCATCATTGAATGCCAAGGATCAGGCCGATGTTGAACTGTCCTTGAATCGGGTTGAAGCCAAAGAGGATCAGGACTATCAATTCCCGCCGCTGGATCTTTTGACCAAAGTGAAGCCAACGGATCAAAGCGCTGATCTCGATTCGATTAAGTCCAATACGCAAAAACTGCAGGATACGTTAAAATCGTTTGGTGTCGATGCCACGGTTGAAAACGTGAACCTTGGCCCTTCCGTAACTAAATATGAGCTGCGTCCAGCAGTAGGGGTTAAGGTCAGTCGGATTACGAATCTAGCTGATGATCTGGCCTTGGCATTGGCTGCCAAAGATATTCGGATTGAAGCACCGATTCCTGGCAAGTCATTGATCGGGATTGAGGTGCCTAATCAACAGATTGCCACGGTAGGCTTTCGTGATATGATCGAAGCTGCTCCCCATGATGATCGACCGCTCGACGTGCCGCTTGGTCGCACGGTTACTGGTCAGGTAATGACGGCTGATCTGACTAAGATGCCGCACCTGTTGATTGCCGGTGCAACCGGGAGCGGCAAGTCGGTTGCCATTAACGTGATCATCACCAGCATCCTGTTAAAGGCTAAGCCCAGTCAGGTCAAAATGCTGATGATCGATCCCAAGAAAGTAGAGCTAAGCGTGTATAATGGGATTCCGCATCTGCTCAGCCCAGTGGTTTCCGAACCGAAAAAAGCGGCCCGGGCATTGGGCAAGGTAGTCGGTGAAATGGAACGGCGCTATGAATTGTTTGCTGCTTTAGGCGTACGCAACCTGGATGGCTATAATCGAATGGTTGAAAAAGAAAATCAAAGTCATGACGATCCGAATGAACAGCAGCCGACAATGCCATTGATTCTGGTAATCGTTGATGAATTGGCTGATTTGATGATGACCGTTTCTAAAGACGTTGAGGATGCCATCGTGCGAATTGCGCAAATGGGGCGGGCCGCCGGCATTCACATGATTTTGGCAACCCAGCGGCCCAGCGTTGATGTCATTACCGGTTTGATCAAGGCCAACGTTCCTTCACGAATTGCATTTGCGGTCTCCAGTGGGGTCGATTCGCGAACGATTATTGACACCAATGGAGCTGAAAAGCTGCTTGGCCGTGGCGACATGCTGTTTGAGCCAATCGATCAAAACAAGCCGATTCGAATTCAAGGCGCCTTTATTTCTGATCATGACGTTGAGGCAGTCGTTGATTTCATCAAAAATGAGCGGCCAGCAGAGTATGATGATCAGATGATGGTTAGCGATGCCGAGATTCAGCAAGAAGAACAAAAAGAAGATGAAGATGAGCTGTTCGGCGAAGCGCTGCAGTTTGTTGCCCAAGAGCAAAAGGCCTCAACCTCACTGATTCAGCGTCGTTTCCGCATTGGCTATAATCGAGCAGCGCGGATCATTGATGATATGGAGCAGCGTGGCTATATCGGTCCAGCTAATGGGTCCAAACCGCGTGAAGTCTATAAGAAACCAGACTTGCCGGCGCAATAG
- a CDS encoding penicillin-binding transpeptidase domain-containing protein, whose amino-acid sequence MKNQQQRTIGKNQKNRKMFGIALFLTFFCIFVLFVVRFFVIATTKDVQNRNLQTMASRMYTSKRIIEAKRGTIYDAQGNALAQDTKTYTVTAVLSHQSLTAKGKPNYVTNKKKAAKVLAKYLDITEKKALSIMSPKRKNVYQVEFGTAGSGISVSTMKKIKAQHVTGLQFTSTPARQYPAGEFASQLIGLATAKTNDKTGQTKLVGRLGLESYFNKNLTGINGLKEIKQDVYGYQLADSQVKGRPAKDGADVYTTLDNRTQQQLETLITKAEKETQASSMTAVVMEAKTGKILAATQRPNVNSSTPVWRNALVQDTYEPGSTMKVLALAAAIDSGNFNPEAVYKSGTWELGGGKITDWNTAGWGNITYKEGFYRSSNVAFAHIEQDMGSATWKKYIQKFGLLKNVGVYGMSGESKGYTSYKGTLEQANTAFGQGITVNVMQMMQAFSAIANKGTMVKPYFIKKVVASDGKTIEKTKPQTIGHPVSQATAKKVLHYMQGVIYNKNGTGQVYKISGYRIAGKTGTAQIGSSHGYETGSTNYLYSFVGMAPAKNPKYVVYITMKQPQHITKAAEQYMAEVVNPVTKQLLDRAAAKDSKHQGVVKLPNVVGMSAADAQKKLQNKKLNVVVLGNGQKVKKQSAAKGSSVIINERVFLLTGGQVTMPDISGWSQADVSRFAQLMGLKLKSTGGGYAVSQSIKANTVLKEGAALQVRYKAK is encoded by the coding sequence ATGAAAAACCAACAACAACGAACGATTGGAAAGAATCAAAAAAATCGCAAAATGTTCGGTATCGCATTATTCCTAACATTTTTCTGTATTTTTGTTCTGTTTGTCGTTCGTTTTTTTGTCATTGCAACGACCAAGGATGTCCAAAATCGAAATTTACAGACGATGGCCAGTCGAATGTACACCTCGAAACGAATTATTGAGGCCAAAAGAGGTACGATCTATGATGCACAGGGCAATGCACTGGCTCAGGATACCAAAACCTATACCGTAACAGCGGTCTTGAGTCATCAAAGTCTGACTGCCAAGGGAAAGCCTAATTACGTAACCAATAAGAAAAAGGCAGCTAAAGTCCTGGCTAAGTATCTGGATATCACGGAAAAAAAGGCCTTGTCGATCATGTCGCCAAAGCGCAAGAACGTTTACCAGGTTGAGTTCGGTACGGCTGGCAGCGGTATTTCAGTCAGCACGATGAAAAAAATCAAGGCCCAGCACGTTACGGGACTGCAGTTTACGTCAACGCCTGCTCGCCAGTATCCGGCCGGCGAATTTGCCAGTCAATTGATTGGTCTGGCTACTGCCAAGACCAATGACAAGACTGGTCAGACCAAGCTGGTTGGGCGACTGGGATTAGAAAGCTATTTCAATAAGAACCTGACCGGTATCAACGGCCTAAAGGAAATCAAGCAGGACGTCTATGGCTATCAGCTGGCTGACAGTCAGGTAAAGGGCCGTCCTGCCAAAGATGGCGCCGACGTCTATACGACTTTGGATAATCGAACGCAGCAGCAGCTTGAGACTTTAATTACCAAAGCTGAAAAAGAAACACAGGCCAGTTCAATGACCGCCGTAGTTATGGAGGCCAAGACCGGCAAGATCCTGGCAGCAACGCAGCGGCCTAATGTCAATTCATCAACTCCGGTCTGGCGCAATGCCTTGGTACAAGATACCTATGAACCGGGATCAACAATGAAGGTTTTGGCACTGGCGGCGGCAATTGATTCTGGCAACTTTAACCCCGAGGCCGTGTACAAGTCGGGGACCTGGGAGCTTGGCGGCGGTAAGATCACTGACTGGAATACGGCCGGTTGGGGCAATATTACATATAAGGAAGGATTTTATCGTTCCAGTAACGTTGCCTTTGCCCACATTGAACAGGACATGGGATCAGCTACCTGGAAAAAGTACATCCAAAAGTTTGGGCTGTTGAAAAATGTCGGCGTTTATGGCATGAGTGGTGAATCCAAAGGCTATACGAGCTATAAGGGGACGCTGGAACAAGCCAACACGGCGTTTGGTCAGGGGATTACCGTCAACGTGATGCAGATGATGCAGGCTTTTTCAGCCATTGCCAATAAGGGTACGATGGTCAAGCCCTACTTCATCAAAAAAGTCGTAGCCAGTGATGGAAAGACGATTGAAAAAACCAAACCGCAAACGATCGGTCATCCAGTCAGCCAGGCTACGGCAAAAAAGGTGCTCCATTATATGCAAGGCGTCATCTATAACAAGAATGGGACCGGCCAAGTATATAAGATCAGCGGCTATCGGATTGCTGGTAAGACTGGGACGGCCCAGATCGGCAGCTCGCATGGTTATGAAACCGGGAGTACCAACTACCTGTATTCTTTTGTCGGGATGGCACCAGCTAAAAATCCAAAATACGTTGTCTATATTACAATGAAACAGCCACAGCACATTACCAAAGCCGCCGAGCAGTACATGGCCGAGGTAGTCAATCCAGTCACCAAGCAGCTTTTGGACCGAGCAGCGGCCAAGGATTCTAAGCACCAGGGCGTCGTCAAGCTGCCAAATGTTGTTGGAATGAGTGCGGCTGATGCGCAAAAGAAGCTGCAGAACAAGAAACTGAACGTGGTTGTTTTAGGGAATGGCCAAAAAGTCAAAAAGCAGTCGGCCGCTAAAGGCAGCAGCGTGATTATCAATGAGCGCGTCTTTTTGTTGACTGGCGGGCAGGTTACGATGCCGGATATTTCTGGCTGGTCACAGGCCGATGTCAGCCGGTTTGCTCAGCTGATGGGGCTTAAATTAAAATCAACTGGTGGTGGCTATGCCGTTTCACAAAGCATCAAGGCCAACACGGTCCTTAAAGAGGGAGCAGCCTTGCAGGTCCGCTACAAGGCAAAATAA
- the rsmH gene encoding 16S rRNA (cytosine(1402)-N(4))-methyltransferase RsmH: MTEFNHVTVLLNEAVAGLNIKPAGIYVDATLGGGGHSEAILKQLTTGHLYSFDQDQTAIDYNQEHLKPYLKAGQETFIKDNFRHLKSALNAQGVTSIDGIVYDLGVSSPQFDDAKRGFSYQHDALLDMRMDQSQSLSAMEVVNEWPYERLVKILHRYGEEKFAKQIARAIERQRKQAPIKTTLELAEVVKNAIPAAARRHGGHPAKKSFQAIRIAVNDELGALEDSLEQAFEMLNVGGRISVITFQSLEDRLVKTMFKEQASLPELPPGLPVVPPDMEPSFKLVNKKPILPSDMELRDNHRSHSAKLRIIEKTK, from the coding sequence ATGACTGAATTCAACCACGTTACGGTGCTGCTCAACGAAGCAGTGGCTGGTTTGAACATTAAACCAGCTGGCATTTACGTTGATGCAACGCTTGGTGGTGGCGGTCACAGTGAGGCGATCTTAAAACAGCTTACGACAGGACATCTGTACTCGTTTGATCAGGATCAGACTGCAATTGACTACAATCAAGAGCATCTTAAGCCGTACTTAAAGGCTGGCCAAGAAACCTTTATTAAGGACAATTTCCGCCATTTAAAATCGGCTTTGAATGCGCAGGGCGTAACGAGTATTGATGGCATCGTCTATGATCTTGGCGTTTCTTCGCCACAGTTTGACGATGCCAAGCGTGGTTTTAGCTATCAGCACGATGCATTGCTGGATATGCGCATGGATCAGAGCCAGTCGCTTTCAGCTATGGAAGTCGTTAATGAATGGCCATATGAACGTCTGGTCAAGATTCTGCACCGCTATGGCGAAGAAAAGTTTGCCAAGCAGATCGCGCGGGCAATCGAACGACAGCGCAAACAGGCTCCGATCAAGACCACGCTTGAACTGGCTGAAGTCGTTAAAAATGCAATCCCAGCGGCAGCTCGGCGGCACGGCGGACATCCGGCCAAAAAGAGCTTTCAAGCGATTCGCATTGCGGTCAATGATGAGCTGGGCGCCTTGGAGGACTCATTGGAGCAGGCGTTTGAGATGCTTAACGTTGGTGGCCGCATCAGTGTGATTACCTTTCAGTCACTGGAAGATCGATTGGTCAAGACAATGTTTAAAGAACAGGCATCATTGCCAGAATTACCGCCAGGATTGCCAGTAGTTCCACCGGACATGGAACCCAGCTTTAAATTGGTAAATAAAAAGCCAATCCTGCCAAGCGATATGGAACTGCGCGACAACCATCGTTCACACAGTGCCAAACTGCGGATTATTGAAAAAACTAAGTAG
- the ftsL gene encoding cell division protein FtsL: MASNAARKLNQPTPQLTPRPNQPTPQVKSHQHRLPFSPFEKILMIFGALVAFSMMIMVVTTQLSVVKQQHRLQNLQTQVANVKQQNVSDQQEVTTLTSQARLEQIAQKYGLTDANSSVRNVNK; the protein is encoded by the coding sequence ATGGCCTCAAATGCGGCAAGAAAATTAAATCAACCAACGCCTCAATTGACGCCGCGCCCTAATCAGCCGACGCCACAAGTAAAGTCTCATCAGCATCGCTTGCCGTTTTCGCCGTTTGAAAAGATTTTGATGATCTTTGGCGCTCTCGTTGCATTTTCGATGATGATCATGGTCGTAACTACCCAGCTGTCAGTCGTTAAGCAGCAGCACCGTCTGCAGAATCTGCAAACGCAGGTAGCCAATGTTAAACAGCAAAATGTCAGCGATCAGCAGGAAGTTACTACGCTGACCAGTCAAGCGCGATTGGAGCAGATTGCGCAGAAATATGGCCTCACGGATGCGAATTCAAGCGTAAGGAACGTTAATAAGTAA
- a CDS encoding lactonase family protein — MTEDFLIGTYTSKSSRGIYGVTLDTEKEELTNVRLVAASGKPAYLQYGEQKRLYALKQDGERGGVASYDLSGDKAELIDAKLEKGPTPAYIGVDDQRHLLFSANYHTGELKVFKIAADGKLTQTDSVVHQGATGPQPEQDAPHVHYIDLTPDNRLIVCDLGMDLVVVYNVSDEGKLTAASRYQFEPGFGTRHLVFHPNGKIVYVLGELSSKLAVMRYNAADASLTHLQTIKTIPADWTAHNGAAAIHISADGRFVYTSNRGENTIAVFAVQPDFTVAHVQSISTEGDFPRDFELSHDDAYLVGSNQNSDNLTLYKRDAQSGRLTLLQKDVACPEPVCVKRWPK; from the coding sequence TTGACTGAAGACTTTTTAATTGGAACCTACACCAGTAAATCCAGCCGTGGCATTTACGGCGTAACCTTAGACACTGAAAAAGAAGAATTAACCAACGTTCGCCTGGTAGCTGCTTCCGGCAAGCCAGCCTACCTGCAGTACGGTGAACAAAAGCGGCTGTATGCCTTGAAACAGGATGGCGAGCGTGGCGGCGTAGCTTCATACGATCTATCCGGCGACAAGGCCGAACTGATCGATGCCAAATTGGAAAAGGGACCTACTCCTGCCTACATTGGCGTTGATGACCAGCGTCACTTGTTGTTCTCTGCCAATTACCATACCGGTGAGCTGAAGGTCTTTAAGATTGCAGCTGATGGTAAGCTGACCCAAACTGATTCCGTCGTTCATCAAGGAGCAACCGGTCCCCAACCAGAACAGGATGCGCCACACGTTCACTATATCGATTTAACGCCGGACAATCGTCTTATCGTCTGCGACCTGGGAATGGATCTGGTCGTGGTCTATAACGTATCCGATGAAGGCAAGCTTACGGCTGCATCCCGCTACCAGTTCGAACCCGGCTTTGGTACGCGTCACCTGGTCTTCCATCCAAATGGCAAGATCGTCTATGTGCTGGGCGAACTAAGCAGCAAGCTGGCCGTAATGCGCTACAACGCTGCTGACGCCTCCTTGACTCACCTGCAGACCATCAAGACCATTCCGGCTGACTGGACCGCTCATAACGGCGCCGCAGCCATTCATATTTCTGCTGATGGCCGCTTTGTCTACACTTCCAACCGTGGTGAAAATACCATTGCAGTTTTTGCCGTACAGCCAGACTTTACGGTTGCCCACGTTCAATCAATCAGTACGGAAGGTGATTTTCCACGCGACTTTGAATTGAGCCATGACGACGCCTACCTGGTAGGTTCAAATCAAAACAGCGATAACCTGACGCTTTACAAACGGGATGCGCAATCCGGCCGGCTGACGCTGCTGCAAAAAGACGTGGCCTGTCCAGAACCAGTCTGTGTCAAGCGCTGGCCTAAATAG
- the mraY gene encoding phospho-N-acetylmuramoyl-pentapeptide-transferase, whose translation MSILVVILTLLSSFLITFLLMPSLIRYFRAKKEGQQIREEGPTWHAKKAGTPTMGGLLFIIAALVTCLWVAVWQGVLTNTMWALLFVLVVYGLIGMWDDSIKIFNHQNEGFKPWQKALCQIIAAMIFTVIYQHEGFQMGFGSSQIGWFYGLFIIFWMVGFSNAVNLTDGLDGLVTGCGIVSFLAYLFLAVMQRQYEVALFCLAMVGALAGFFPYNHKPAKIFMGDMGSLAIGGSLAAVALLLHHEWSLLFIGIVYVAETLSVILQVAAFKTTGHRIFPMTPIHHSFEMKGWSEWKIDIVFWSVTLLFSILTIGTIMLFE comes from the coding sequence ATGAGTATATTAGTTGTCATTTTGACGCTGCTCAGCTCGTTTTTAATTACGTTCTTGCTGATGCCGTCTTTGATTCGCTATTTCCGAGCTAAAAAAGAAGGACAGCAGATTCGTGAGGAAGGTCCGACCTGGCATGCTAAAAAAGCCGGGACGCCGACAATGGGCGGGCTTTTGTTTATCATTGCCGCTTTGGTAACCTGCTTGTGGGTTGCAGTCTGGCAAGGAGTCTTAACCAATACGATGTGGGCTTTGCTGTTTGTTTTGGTGGTCTATGGATTGATTGGCATGTGGGATGACTCGATCAAAATCTTTAACCATCAAAATGAGGGGTTTAAGCCATGGCAAAAAGCGCTTTGCCAAATTATTGCTGCCATGATCTTTACGGTAATCTATCAGCATGAAGGCTTTCAAATGGGCTTTGGCAGCTCACAGATCGGTTGGTTTTATGGTTTGTTTATTATTTTCTGGATGGTTGGCTTCTCCAATGCCGTAAACCTGACTGATGGCTTGGATGGCCTGGTAACTGGCTGCGGTATCGTATCCTTTTTAGCTTACCTGTTCTTGGCAGTTATGCAGCGTCAATATGAGGTTGCTTTGTTCTGTCTGGCAATGGTAGGGGCTTTGGCCGGCTTTTTCCCTTATAATCACAAACCGGCTAAAATCTTCATGGGTGACATGGGCTCTTTGGCAATTGGGGGATCGTTGGCTGCCGTTGCGCTGCTTCTTCATCATGAATGGTCGCTTTTGTTTATTGGGATCGTCTATGTTGCTGAGACCTTGAGCGTGATTCTGCAGGTAGCAGCCTTTAAGACAACCGGTCATCGAATCTTTCCGATGACGCCGATTCACCACAGTTTTGAAATGAAAGGCTGGAGTGAATGGAAGATCGATATCGTCTTTTGGAGCGTTACGCTGCTGTTCTCGATCCTGACGATTGGTACGATCATGCTATTTGAATAG
- a CDS encoding methyltransferase domain-containing protein, with translation MKKIAIKKQWVNEHRQLFRCSVCQAPIKGVFENSLVCKQGHAIDFNKHGYLYFLNNGNGTDYDRTMFEARRRMLSAGLFLPMLKQINAAMPDQPQTILDVGTGEGTPLFQLENLRNQKDAAIGFDISKAGVQLATQLPGKLFFCVADLRRLPFADASFDQVMELFSPSDYQEFDRILKPGGQLLKIIPNANYLIELRHLLYDQNDQHAAYDNTPVVERFMQHYQQARIVPLQYQFEIPLGLAKDLVEMSPLHWGRNAKQLDESDLSSLKQVTVDVSLLIGKKI, from the coding sequence ATGAAAAAAATCGCAATTAAGAAACAATGGGTCAATGAGCATCGGCAGCTATTTCGCTGTTCAGTCTGTCAGGCACCAATCAAGGGCGTTTTTGAAAACAGTCTGGTCTGTAAGCAAGGGCATGCCATTGATTTTAACAAGCATGGCTATCTTTATTTTTTGAATAATGGCAATGGTACCGACTATGATCGGACGATGTTTGAAGCCAGACGCCGCATGCTGAGCGCAGGACTGTTCCTGCCAATGCTTAAGCAGATCAATGCCGCGATGCCAGACCAGCCACAGACGATCCTGGACGTTGGTACGGGTGAGGGAACGCCGCTTTTTCAATTAGAGAATTTGCGGAATCAAAAAGATGCTGCTATTGGTTTTGACATTTCAAAGGCCGGCGTGCAGTTAGCTACTCAGCTGCCAGGCAAGCTGTTTTTTTGCGTAGCAGATCTGCGCCGGCTGCCGTTTGCGGACGCGTCGTTTGATCAGGTGATGGAGCTTTTTTCACCATCTGATTATCAAGAATTTGATCGGATCCTCAAGCCAGGCGGTCAGCTTTTAAAAATCATTCCCAACGCCAACTATCTAATCGAATTGCGTCACCTTTTATACGATCAGAACGATCAGCATGCAGCCTACGACAATACACCAGTAGTTGAGCGCTTTATGCAGCATTACCAGCAGGCCAGGATCGTACCGCTTCAATATCAGTTTGAGATTCCGCTGGGGCTGGCTAAAGATTTGGTAGAGATGTCGCCGCTGCATTGGGGCCGCAATGCGAAACAGCTTGATGAAAGCGATTTATCATCATTAAAACAAGTTACCGTTGACGTCAGCTTGTTAATCGGTAAAAAAATTTGA